One Zeugodacus cucurbitae isolate PBARC_wt_2022May chromosome 3, idZeuCucr1.2, whole genome shotgun sequence genomic region harbors:
- the LOC105214213 gene encoding gustatory receptor for bitter taste 22e-like, which yields MCSETTKTVLRQMRKLVADTCISTQFLFSTALGLFPYKYNTGTRRLTIARWLNYYWPLINIAIALMTLYIYFLKSKMNEIHFISDKPLNKLLAHIHYILGFCTLYVIVITNWCRRKELFRLHNELVQMQRRQQRWQRRWTVKSNNQIEAFYYNCIIAKSVMTLLQEVSSISGKMGINPHPSLKYVLYVVFMFAMKNVTYLTVTNFHFALLNIYRQLQQVNWNFQEVVRLWGERAPNAFDMPFEHVTDIAFDAGAQSHSAKRRYGRRNFDESAITDLCRQYVRICALAKRVCKHYEWQVLLFLAIILFGNVMSTFYFLVYLGGNVLPQELFSPTLFLQIYFINTLDLGFFMVICERSMASSKETGFLLKKLSQLKSLPPALQHEFEMLSIFMAGETVRFRFCGLVEWNFRTGASYMTATILYLIVLVQFDYYNL from the exons ATGTGTTCAGAGACAACGAAGACTGTGCTGCGGCAAATGCGCAAATTAGTGGCGGACACATGCATTTCAACGCAGTTCCTGTTCTCCACCGCGCTCGGCCTCTTCCCCTACAAATACAACACGGGCACACGACGTTTGACAATCGCACGATGGCTGAACTACTATTGGCCACTGATAAATATTGCAATTGCGCTGATGACtctgtacatatattttctaaaatcaaaaatgaacgaAATACATTTCATCAGCGATAAGCCGTTAAATAAATTACTCGCGCACATTCATTACATACTCGGCTTTTGCACACTCTACGTGATCGTCATTACGAATTGGTGCCGCCGGAAGGAGCTCTTCAGACTGCACAATGAGCTGGTGCAAATGCAGCGGCGTCAACAGCGCTGGCAACGAAGATGGACTGTGAAATCAAATAATCAGATCGAAGCATTCTATTACAACTGCATCATAGCCAAGAGCGTAATGACACTGCTGCAGGAGGTGTCGAGCATAAGCGGCAAGATGGGCATTAATCCGCATCCGTCATTAAAGTATGTCTTATATGTCGTTTTCATGTTCGCCATGAAGAACGTCACCTACTTGACGGTGACCAATTTCCATTTCGCGCTACTCAATATCTATCGGCAATTGCAGCAGGTTAATTGGAATTTTCAAGAGGTGGTGCGGCTGTGGGGCGAGCGTGCACCAAACGCGTTCGATATGCCATTTGAGCATGTGACTGATATTGCATTTGATGCGGGGGCTCAGTCTCACAGCGCTAAGCGGCGGTATGGTCGTAGAAATTTCGACGAGAGTGCCATCACCGATTTGTGTCGTCAATATGTGCGGATTTGCGCTTTGGCCAAGCGCGTTTGCAAGCATTACGAGTGGCAAGTGTTGCTCTTCCTCGCTATTATTTTGTTTGGCAATGTCATGTCGACGTTCTACTTTCTCGTTTACCTCGGTGGCAATGTATTGCCTCAAGAACTCTTCTCACCCACGTTGTTCCTGCAGATCTACTTTATCAACACTTTGGATTTGGGATTCTTTATGGTTATATGTGAGCGTTCTATGGCGTCGTCCAAAGAGACGGGCTTCTTGCTGAAAAAGTTGTCTCAGTTGAAGAGCTTACCACCTGCGCTTCAACATGAG ttcGAAATGCTAAGCATATTCATGGCCGGCGAAACTGTACGCTTTCGCTTCTGCGGCTTAGTGGAGTGGAATTTTCGCACTGGCGCCAGCTATATGACGGCAaccattttatatttgattgttTTAGTGCAGTTCGATTACTATAATTtgtga